A single genomic interval of Terriglobus albidus harbors:
- a CDS encoding acetamidase/formamidase family protein, which yields MKGLAVVVCLLGCAASGTAQEQSLTGKWMATVDFYGSPLFWKMELKQDGEKLTGDFSGDNVEGTYAGGKLHFLAKDTQGGSEELTATVVNGQITGTVIWIDGSDKEHPATRTFLADRIPVRPQGPVKTHEFVPTVFHRQFSALNKPVLTINPGDTIHTTTVDAGGADATGVRRSLGGNPETGPFYVNSAMPGDTLVVHIKSLKLNRDYAISTDGIVPRAQSQGMAVMMKDTGKGAKWKLDLAKGIATPANPGQHMKNYSVPVRPMLGCIAVATRPQQAAPGTGDDGSYGGNMDFNEITEGATVYLPVMAPGALLYFGDGHAVQGDGETTGDALETSMDVTVTVDVIPGKRPMEPRIENATHIMAMGENGSLDDALKEATENMANWLKDEYHLTPSEIGMVIGTAAEYRISEVADRNAGVVLKINKERLKGLSQ from the coding sequence ATGAAGGGTCTGGCAGTCGTGGTGTGCTTGTTGGGATGCGCTGCGTCAGGGACGGCGCAGGAACAGAGTCTGACGGGCAAATGGATGGCAACGGTTGATTTTTACGGCTCGCCTCTTTTCTGGAAGATGGAGCTCAAACAGGACGGAGAGAAGCTCACCGGAGACTTCTCCGGCGATAACGTCGAGGGAACCTATGCCGGCGGCAAACTCCACTTCCTGGCGAAGGATACTCAGGGTGGCTCAGAAGAGCTGACAGCGACCGTAGTGAATGGCCAGATCACCGGTACAGTAATCTGGATCGACGGCTCCGACAAGGAACATCCAGCGACGCGCACCTTCCTGGCGGATCGGATACCAGTCCGTCCGCAGGGCCCGGTAAAGACACATGAGTTTGTCCCCACCGTCTTCCATCGTCAGTTCTCTGCCCTGAACAAGCCTGTGCTGACGATCAACCCAGGCGACACCATCCATACCACCACTGTCGATGCCGGAGGCGCCGATGCTACCGGCGTAAGACGCTCGCTTGGCGGCAATCCCGAGACCGGCCCGTTCTATGTAAACAGCGCCATGCCCGGCGACACCCTGGTTGTCCATATCAAGTCGCTCAAGCTCAACCGTGACTACGCCATCAGCACCGACGGCATCGTGCCCCGAGCGCAAAGCCAGGGCATGGCTGTGATGATGAAGGACACGGGCAAAGGGGCGAAGTGGAAACTCGACCTGGCCAAAGGTATTGCGACCCCGGCAAACCCCGGTCAGCACATGAAGAACTACAGCGTCCCAGTCCGCCCCATGCTTGGGTGCATCGCCGTGGCAACGCGGCCGCAGCAGGCCGCCCCGGGAACAGGAGACGACGGAAGTTATGGCGGAAATATGGATTTCAACGAGATCACCGAAGGCGCCACCGTTTACCTGCCGGTGATGGCTCCGGGAGCTCTACTCTACTTCGGCGACGGCCATGCCGTTCAGGGCGACGGCGAAACCACAGGCGATGCCCTGGAGACCTCCATGGATGTGACCGTGACTGTCGACGTTATTCCCGGCAAACGTCCGATGGAGCCTCGGATCGAGAATGCAACGCACATCATGGCGATGGGCGAAAACGGATCGCTTGACGACGCGCTGAAGGAAGCCACAGAAAACATGGCGAACTGGCTCAAGGACGAGTACCACCTCACCCCGAGCGAGATCGGCATGGTCATCGGTACGGCGGCCGAATATCGCATCAGTGAAGTGGCAGACCGCAATGCAGGCGTTGTGCTCAAGATCAACAAAGAAAGGCTGAAAGGGCTATCGCAATAA
- a CDS encoding APC family permease — MSTQETSQPKFVQGLGLFSATAIVMGSMIGSGIFIVAADIARGTSSPALLIGAWLVTAAMTIIGALSYGELAAMMPKAGGQYVYLREAIGPLWGFLYGWTLFLVIQTGTIAAVGVAFGKFLGVFFPSVAADHWLLHLAHVPPIAVGPMVLGNMDIGLSTANLAAIVIIVLLTALNSMGVRLGALVQNIFTSAKIFALAMVVLLGLLARNATAIAANFSNGNFWKGASWSDLHPVQQGAGGPTVMIGLLTVLAVVQVGSLFSADAWNNVTFTAGEVRNPKRNLPLSLVLGTGTVLLLYILCNFIYLAVLPLHGDPQGTTIVARGIQYASQDRVATAVMEQAFSGYGSRIMALAILISTFGCANGMLLAGARVYYAMSQDGLFFKSVGRLSHKTNTPTVSLWVQCLWTCLLCLSGSYGQLLDYVIFAALVFYILTIAGIFILRRKQPDAPRPYKAIGYPVLPAIYIVMAAWVSYVLLRYKPQYTWPGLILVLLGVPVYMVWKSRSEKSEGLDGVGVTD; from the coding sequence GTGTCCACCCAAGAAACCTCGCAGCCTAAATTTGTTCAGGGCCTCGGCCTCTTCTCTGCCACTGCCATCGTCATGGGGTCCATGATTGGCTCCGGCATCTTTATCGTCGCAGCGGATATCGCTCGCGGTACCAGTTCGCCGGCGCTTTTGATCGGCGCATGGCTGGTAACCGCGGCGATGACCATCATCGGCGCGCTCAGCTATGGCGAACTTGCTGCCATGATGCCGAAGGCCGGCGGACAGTATGTCTATCTCCGCGAAGCGATTGGCCCGCTCTGGGGCTTCCTGTATGGGTGGACGCTGTTCCTGGTGATTCAGACAGGCACCATCGCCGCCGTGGGCGTCGCCTTCGGCAAGTTTCTCGGGGTCTTCTTCCCATCCGTTGCTGCCGATCACTGGCTGCTCCATCTCGCGCATGTTCCGCCGATCGCGGTTGGTCCGATGGTCCTGGGCAACATGGATATTGGTTTATCCACGGCCAATCTGGCAGCGATCGTCATCATCGTTCTGCTCACTGCGCTCAACTCGATGGGCGTGCGGCTGGGAGCCCTGGTACAAAACATCTTCACCTCCGCCAAGATCTTCGCTCTCGCGATGGTGGTTCTACTAGGCCTGCTGGCTCGTAATGCGACGGCGATCGCTGCCAACTTCTCCAACGGCAACTTCTGGAAGGGTGCCAGTTGGAGCGATCTGCATCCGGTGCAGCAGGGTGCAGGCGGCCCCACCGTGATGATTGGTCTTCTGACCGTGCTGGCGGTGGTGCAGGTGGGTTCGCTGTTTTCGGCCGATGCCTGGAACAACGTCACCTTCACCGCAGGTGAGGTTCGGAACCCCAAGCGCAACCTGCCGCTTTCGCTCGTGCTGGGCACGGGGACCGTGCTGCTGCTCTATATCCTTTGCAACTTCATCTACCTGGCGGTGCTTCCGCTGCATGGTGATCCGCAGGGAACGACAATCGTTGCCCGTGGCATTCAGTACGCGAGTCAGGACCGCGTGGCGACCGCGGTGATGGAGCAAGCGTTTTCGGGATATGGATCGCGCATCATGGCGCTCGCCATCCTGATCTCGACCTTTGGTTGTGCCAACGGCATGCTGCTCGCCGGAGCGCGCGTGTACTACGCCATGAGCCAGGACGGCCTCTTCTTCAAGTCGGTAGGCAGGCTCTCGCACAAGACGAATACACCGACGGTGTCGCTCTGGGTGCAGTGCCTGTGGACGTGCCTGCTGTGTCTCTCAGGATCGTACGGACAGTTGCTGGACTACGTGATCTTTGCCGCGCTGGTCTTCTACATTCTGACCATTGCCGGCATCTTCATCTTGCGGCGGAAACAGCCGGATGCGCCTCGTCCCTATAAGGCGATCGGATATCCGGTGCTGCCGGCAATCTATATCGTGATGGCGGCTTGGGTAAGCTACGTCCTGCTGCGGTATAAGCCACAGTACACCTGGCCGGGCCTGATCCTGGTGCTGCTGGGTGTGCCGGTGTACATGGTCTGGAAGAGCCGAAGCGAGAAGTCTGAGGGTCTGGACGGCGTGGGCGTTACTGATTGA
- the bla gene encoding class A beta-lactamase, which translates to MPTRRAFLASTAAVLASSNRLFAASSTPDLKLLEPFLAQLEKEKGGRLGVSVLDTQTGAHAGHRAGEAFPMCSTFKLSLAAQVLARVDHGEEKLDRLVTYTQADLLSYAPVTKEHVATGMTVGALCEAAITLSDNTAANLLLVTVGGPAGFTRWLRSLGDTATRLDRNEPTLNSAEPGDQRDTTTPSAMLATLQKLTLGNVLSPASRKQLNDWMLATQTGLKKIKAGLPADWKEGDKTGSGDNSTTNDIAVLYPPDRKPVLITVYYTGSKLETDQSNLVFQEIGRKLGSLYV; encoded by the coding sequence ATGCCGACACGCCGCGCTTTTCTCGCTTCCACTGCCGCTGTTCTTGCTTCCAGCAACAGACTGTTTGCTGCTTCATCTACGCCCGACCTGAAATTACTGGAACCCTTTCTCGCGCAACTGGAGAAAGAGAAAGGCGGACGTCTCGGCGTGTCTGTTCTTGATACGCAGACCGGAGCTCATGCTGGCCACCGCGCTGGTGAAGCCTTTCCGATGTGCAGCACCTTCAAGCTGTCGCTGGCCGCTCAGGTACTTGCCCGCGTCGACCATGGGGAAGAGAAGCTTGATCGCTTGGTGACGTACACGCAGGCAGATCTCCTTTCCTACGCCCCTGTCACGAAGGAACATGTTGCGACGGGAATGACGGTAGGCGCGCTATGTGAGGCAGCAATTACGCTTTCGGACAATACGGCGGCGAACCTGTTGCTGGTGACAGTCGGCGGCCCGGCCGGATTCACGAGGTGGCTACGGAGCCTCGGCGATACCGCAACGAGACTCGATCGTAACGAGCCCACACTGAATTCTGCGGAGCCCGGGGACCAGCGGGATACCACGACTCCGTCGGCCATGCTGGCGACGCTGCAGAAGCTAACTTTAGGCAATGTTCTCAGCCCTGCATCTCGTAAACAATTGAATGACTGGATGTTGGCGACCCAGACCGGTTTGAAGAAGATCAAGGCCGGACTGCCTGCCGACTGGAAAGAAGGCGACAAGACCGGATCGGGCGACAACAGCACGACCAACGATATTGCTGTTTTGTACCCGCCGGACCGGAAACCGGTGCTGATTACGGTCTATTACACCGGCAGCAAGTTGGAGACTGACCAGAGCAATTTGGTCTTTCAGGAGATTGGCAGAAAGCTCGGGTCGTTGTACGTTTAG
- a CDS encoding amino acid permease, with product MAKLLATKSMESLLNEAHEEGSETLVRALGPFQLTALGIGAVIGAGIFVLAGIGAHSAGPALTLAYILSGLGCVFAGLCYAEFAAMIPLAGSAYTYAYATLGEIFAWIIGWDLTLEYAMGASTVSSGWSNHFVEFLSIFGLKFPLWLSYDHWTGLRTATDVVARKMLAVQHPELLPGTQAFSAALDALKAAAPADLTAQAHALLGAPHLFGIEIGFNLPAFIIALIITTILVIGISESAKFNSGIVMMKVAVVLFVITLGIKYVDKANWGHDWSTFAPFGGGGIGLAAGLVFFSYIGFDAVSTTAQEAKNPQRDLPIGIILSLLICTVLYIGVAGVLTGMVYWKDINIEAPVARAFLSHNLGWAADIITVGALAGLTSVMLVMLLGQSRVLYAMAKDGLLPQKFFGAIHPKFRTPWKGTILAGFLAAIVGSITPIDDIGKMVNIGTLLAFVIVCIAVVVLRKTDPSRERPFRAPLVWPVPVVPVLGVLFNGYMMYKLGWQNWARLIGWLIIGLIVYFTYSRFHSKVQAKVESEVAAD from the coding sequence ATGGCCAAACTACTCGCCACGAAATCAATGGAATCTCTCCTCAATGAGGCACACGAGGAAGGTTCCGAAACACTCGTCCGAGCGCTCGGACCGTTTCAACTCACCGCGCTCGGCATTGGCGCAGTCATCGGCGCCGGCATCTTTGTTCTCGCCGGTATAGGCGCACACTCTGCAGGGCCAGCTCTTACGCTGGCCTATATACTTTCCGGCCTCGGTTGCGTTTTTGCCGGTCTCTGCTATGCAGAGTTCGCCGCCATGATTCCGCTGGCCGGTTCTGCCTATACCTATGCGTATGCCACGCTGGGCGAGATCTTCGCGTGGATCATTGGCTGGGATCTCACGCTTGAGTACGCCATGGGCGCCAGTACCGTCTCCTCCGGCTGGTCAAATCACTTTGTCGAGTTTCTCTCCATCTTCGGGCTGAAGTTTCCTCTCTGGCTCTCCTATGACCACTGGACCGGTCTGCGTACGGCGACCGATGTCGTCGCCCGCAAGATGCTTGCGGTGCAGCATCCAGAACTGCTTCCAGGAACGCAGGCGTTTTCGGCCGCTCTGGATGCACTGAAAGCCGCTGCTCCCGCTGATCTAACGGCCCAGGCGCACGCGCTGCTAGGAGCTCCGCATCTCTTTGGGATTGAGATCGGGTTCAACCTTCCGGCCTTCATCATCGCCCTGATCATCACGACGATCCTGGTGATCGGTATCTCGGAGTCGGCCAAGTTCAACTCCGGCATCGTCATGATGAAGGTGGCCGTGGTGCTCTTCGTCATCACGCTCGGCATCAAGTATGTAGACAAGGCGAACTGGGGTCATGACTGGTCGACCTTCGCTCCCTTTGGTGGGGGCGGTATCGGTCTGGCCGCCGGTCTGGTGTTTTTCAGCTATATCGGTTTTGACGCTGTCTCCACGACCGCGCAGGAGGCCAAGAACCCGCAGCGCGATCTGCCGATCGGCATCATTCTCTCGCTCTTGATCTGCACCGTGCTCTATATCGGCGTCGCTGGCGTCCTCACCGGCATGGTCTATTGGAAGGACATCAACATCGAGGCTCCGGTGGCTCGAGCCTTCCTCTCTCATAACCTGGGATGGGCGGCGGACATCATCACGGTTGGAGCGCTGGCGGGGCTCACCTCAGTCATGCTGGTGATGTTGCTTGGTCAGTCCCGTGTGCTATACGCCATGGCTAAGGATGGACTGCTGCCGCAGAAGTTCTTCGGCGCGATTCATCCGAAGTTCCGCACCCCGTGGAAGGGAACCATTCTGGCTGGCTTTCTGGCTGCCATCGTCGGCTCCATTACGCCGATCGACGATATCGGTAAGATGGTGAACATCGGCACGCTGCTGGCCTTCGTAATTGTCTGCATCGCCGTTGTGGTGCTGCGCAAGACCGATCCGAGCCGCGAGCGTCCCTTCCGTGCACCCTTGGTATGGCCCGTCCCGGTTGTTCCGGTCCTCGGCGTGCTCTTCAACGGCTACATGATGTACAAGCTGGGCTGGCAGAACTGGGCCCGGCTGATTGGTTGGCTCATCATTGGCCTGATCGTTTACTTCACCTACTCCCGCTTCCACTCAAAGGTGCAGGCTAAGGTCGAGAGCGAGGTTGCAGCCGACTAG
- a CDS encoding DUF6982 domain-containing protein, which produces MPAGRKKVLIRRFSRDTIAGYLPAAGFVQDDALELLDLSGRVMPIPLSEIKMVLYVRDFNLTEKDPERTLRKTFLSKPRTEGLFIRLKLRDEDVLEGLAPLDISLMDSALEDKGIQFTPPDVRSNVQRIFVPRRAIESMDLLAVITTPSKKKPVASTSADKSLQEQLFATELPPNSRPN; this is translated from the coding sequence ATGCCGGCAGGACGAAAAAAAGTTCTCATCCGAAGATTCAGCCGCGACACCATAGCCGGCTACCTGCCGGCTGCGGGCTTTGTCCAGGACGATGCGCTGGAGCTCCTTGATCTCTCCGGACGGGTGATGCCTATTCCCCTCTCCGAGATCAAGATGGTGCTCTATGTCCGTGACTTCAACCTTACGGAAAAGGATCCGGAGCGGACACTGCGGAAGACCTTTCTTTCCAAGCCACGGACGGAGGGTCTTTTTATCCGTCTGAAGCTCCGCGACGAAGATGTGCTGGAAGGTCTTGCACCGCTAGACATCAGCCTGATGGATTCAGCGCTGGAGGACAAGGGGATCCAGTTCACACCTCCCGATGTCCGGTCCAACGTACAGCGGATCTTCGTCCCTCGGCGGGCCATTGAGAGCATGGACCTTCTGGCGGTGATCACCACGCCGTCCAAGAAGAAACCCGTCGCCTCGACCTCCGCAGACAAATCCCTCCAGGAACAGCTCTTCGCTACCGAGCTGCCGCCGAACTCACGGCCAAACTAA
- a CDS encoding CCA tRNA nucleotidyltransferase: protein MADYIYLLENRLSANQKDALEKIKAVVRERGMTLFLVGGAVRDLTAGTSVRDLDVAVQGNALKLKKDIQKAGGTFSGEYEPTQSLFFDFPGSVRVEISSTLGVTYPKPAKPVYKPANILEDLRRRDFTANAMALSLNEGSWGLLMDPLNGVADIENRELRLVSNYGFIEDPSRLVRAARLSSRLGWQLEERTRARYETAKEEDYIANLPAWYRGYELEEIAYEEDGLRVLRHLENEGWMKALMPAWGPKVVNATALDDLRDKVGVLQLQGIFPDASAIAFPLLTAKLTPKDVATLKHGFPRQAFVEAIDGMEAQGKALATEFTGKSAAAPSAAWKLLHAAKPEAVLQMVFAVKSGSVQNKFKAFTAEWPQARLKIPYALMLEMRITPDLPGYDELVEKLFFELMDGKLSTVEEMKAYLEPYSPPAPPPPVNLRRPRAAKKESKRAKKAAPIVEEVADELIASGDAGIEIGDEDLIDAEAALEPVKAAPAKKAAPAEVKAAEHAPAKKAAAAPAPPKKPAAAPAAPAKKAAPAPPVKAAAKKPAPLPAKKAPAKPEVRKPAPAPAKKAAVPAKKTAPVKHAAGAKKPAPPAKKTVPAKKPVAHKPAKPAAKPAKKAAAKKAPAKKR from the coding sequence ATGGCCGACTACATCTACCTGCTCGAAAATCGACTATCTGCTAACCAGAAGGATGCGCTGGAGAAGATCAAGGCCGTCGTCCGGGAACGCGGGATGACGCTGTTTCTGGTCGGAGGAGCCGTGCGCGACCTCACGGCAGGCACCTCCGTACGCGATCTTGATGTGGCAGTTCAGGGAAATGCTCTCAAGTTGAAGAAAGATATACAGAAAGCCGGCGGCACCTTCTCCGGGGAGTATGAGCCGACACAGTCGCTTTTCTTCGACTTTCCTGGCTCTGTGCGGGTGGAGATCAGCAGCACTTTGGGCGTGACCTATCCCAAGCCGGCAAAACCGGTCTACAAGCCGGCGAACATTCTGGAAGATCTGCGCCGTCGTGACTTCACGGCTAATGCCATGGCGCTGTCGCTCAATGAGGGCTCCTGGGGCCTCCTGATGGATCCGCTAAACGGCGTTGCCGATATCGAGAACCGGGAGCTTCGGCTGGTCTCCAACTATGGATTCATTGAGGATCCGTCCCGTCTGGTTCGCGCCGCTCGGCTGTCTTCGCGTCTTGGCTGGCAGTTGGAAGAGCGCACCCGCGCCCGCTACGAGACGGCAAAGGAAGAGGACTATATCGCCAATCTTCCGGCCTGGTATCGCGGTTACGAACTGGAAGAGATCGCCTATGAGGAAGACGGTCTGCGCGTCCTCCGCCACCTGGAGAACGAGGGCTGGATGAAGGCCCTTATGCCTGCCTGGGGACCGAAGGTCGTGAATGCAACCGCTCTCGACGATCTGCGCGACAAAGTAGGCGTGCTGCAGTTGCAGGGAATCTTCCCGGACGCATCCGCCATTGCCTTTCCGCTCCTGACGGCCAAGCTGACGCCAAAGGATGTCGCCACGCTGAAGCATGGTTTCCCGCGTCAGGCATTCGTGGAAGCGATTGACGGCATGGAAGCTCAGGGCAAAGCGCTTGCCACGGAATTTACCGGCAAGTCGGCAGCGGCGCCCTCCGCTGCGTGGAAGCTGCTGCATGCAGCGAAGCCCGAGGCTGTACTGCAGATGGTCTTCGCGGTAAAGTCCGGTTCAGTCCAGAACAAGTTCAAGGCCTTTACTGCGGAGTGGCCGCAGGCCCGCCTTAAGATCCCCTATGCGTTGATGCTGGAGATGCGCATCACGCCGGATCTTCCGGGCTATGACGAACTGGTCGAGAAGCTCTTCTTTGAGCTGATGGACGGCAAGTTGTCGACCGTTGAGGAGATGAAGGCGTACCTCGAGCCTTACTCGCCGCCGGCACCGCCTCCGCCTGTTAACCTGCGCCGTCCGCGGGCCGCCAAGAAAGAGTCGAAGCGGGCGAAAAAGGCTGCTCCTATCGTCGAGGAAGTCGCAGATGAGCTGATCGCCTCGGGTGATGCGGGTATCGAGATTGGAGACGAGGATCTGATCGATGCAGAGGCCGCTCTAGAGCCGGTGAAGGCGGCTCCTGCGAAGAAGGCTGCCCCTGCGGAAGTGAAGGCTGCGGAACATGCTCCAGCCAAGAAGGCTGCTGCCGCGCCTGCGCCACCGAAAAAGCCCGCGGCAGCTCCGGCTGCCCCTGCCAAAAAGGCAGCCCCGGCTCCTCCGGTGAAGGCTGCGGCCAAGAAGCCGGCGCCTCTTCCTGCGAAGAAGGCTCCGGCGAAGCCCGAGGTCAGGAAGCCGGCCCCGGCGCCCGCGAAGAAAGCCGCGGTTCCGGCAAAGAAAACGGCTCCGGTCAAGCATGCTGCTGGTGCCAAAAAGCCGGCTCCTCCGGCGAAGAAGACGGTTCCGGCAAAGAAGCCCGTTGCCCACAAACCAGCTAAACCCGCCGCGAAGCCTGCCAAGAAGGCTGCTGCGAAAAAGGCCCCCGCGAAGAAGCGGTGA
- the lspA gene encoding signal peptidase II, whose amino-acid sequence MSDTVVSPVTNASRTRDLRLWLLLITALVVAADRLSKLWIEAHIDLGSAITIIPRVFRLSHVLNTGAAFSMFADSTSPERVRIVLIAFSVCVTVVIAAMIYRVGRTLSLTSFGLALILGGALGNLYDRIRFDHVVDFLEVHIGTYHWPDFNLADSAICVGACLLLLEIFRPQPKESADI is encoded by the coding sequence ATGTCCGACACCGTTGTTTCTCCGGTCACCAACGCCAGTCGTACACGCGATCTTCGCCTGTGGCTGCTTCTCATTACCGCACTGGTAGTGGCTGCAGACCGCCTGTCGAAGCTATGGATTGAAGCGCATATCGACCTGGGTTCGGCCATCACCATCATCCCGCGAGTTTTTCGGTTGAGTCATGTTTTGAACACGGGTGCAGCGTTCTCCATGTTCGCTGACTCCACCTCACCTGAACGTGTACGCATTGTGCTGATCGCGTTTTCGGTCTGTGTTACGGTGGTGATTGCCGCAATGATCTACAGAGTTGGCCGCACGCTGTCACTTACCAGCTTCGGACTGGCGCTGATTCTTGGCGGAGCGCTCGGCAATCTGTACGACCGCATTCGCTTCGATCATGTGGTGGACTTCCTGGAAGTCCACATTGGCACCTATCACTGGCCTGACTTCAACCTGGCCGACTCTGCTATCTGTGTTGGTGCATGTCTGCTGTTGCTCGAGATATTCCGGCCGCAGCCAAAGGAATCAGCAGATATCTAG